The following proteins are encoded in a genomic region of Petrotoga sp. 9PWA.NaAc.5.4:
- the mraY gene encoding phospho-N-acetylmuramoyl-pentapeptide-transferase produces the protein MNSTIFIASVVTFFLLLFIYPYYIKFLKKRQLGQYIRKEGPDLHNYKQGTPTMGGVIFILSIFALNLVTFIIKKDPLFLVISVSSLLFGLIGFIDDYSSIRKKDSTGLTAIKKLILQLLFSTVVIYLIYIFNPHTYLTIPFFKAKWDIKFFYPIWGVLYLTGMSNATNLTDGLDGLAGGVYISSAFFTSVVAQLKFDEISILILPVIAYLFFNIKPAKIFMGDTGSLALGGILGTIALYHSLELFTIFTCFIFIIEMFSVIIQVGSYKTRKKRVFLMAPLHHHFELKKWSEERVVMMFWLVNFLFGFLALGGIV, from the coding sequence ATGAATAGCACAATATTTATCGCTTCCGTTGTAACCTTTTTTTTATTACTTTTTATTTATCCATATTATATTAAATTTTTGAAAAAAAGACAGTTGGGACAATATATAAGAAAAGAAGGTCCAGATTTACACAATTATAAACAAGGAACTCCTACAATGGGCGGAGTAATTTTTATATTGTCAATATTCGCTTTGAATTTGGTAACTTTTATTATTAAAAAAGACCCTTTATTTTTAGTTATAAGTGTTTCTTCTTTACTATTTGGATTGATAGGATTTATAGATGATTACTCAAGTATTAGAAAAAAAGATTCAACAGGATTAACAGCTATTAAAAAACTCATTTTACAACTCCTCTTTTCAACAGTAGTAATTTATCTAATATATATATTCAACCCTCATACCTATTTGACTATTCCTTTTTTTAAAGCGAAATGGGACATTAAATTTTTTTATCCGATTTGGGGAGTACTTTATCTTACAGGCATGTCTAACGCAACTAATTTAACAGATGGTTTAGATGGTCTTGCAGGAGGAGTTTATATTTCATCTGCATTTTTCACATCAGTTGTTGCCCAATTAAAGTTTGATGAGATTTCAATATTAATTTTACCTGTAATAGCTTATTTATTTTTTAATATAAAACCAGCTAAGATTTTTATGGGAGATACAGGATCTTTAGCTTTGGGGGGAATTTTGGGAACCATAGCTTTATACCATTCTTTGGAACTTTTCACTATTTTTACATGCTTTATATTTATAATAGAAATGTTTAGCGTTATAATTCAAGTTGGAAGCTATAAAACGCGTAAAAAAAGAGTATTCCTGATGGCTCCTTTACATCATCATTTTGAATTAAAAAAATGGTCAGAAGAGAGAGTAGTAATGATGTTTTGGCTGGTAAATTTTTTATTCGGCTTTCTTGCTCTGGGAGGGATTGTGTGA
- the murD gene encoding UDP-N-acetylmuramoyl-L-alanine--D-glutamate ligase: MKICLVGYGISNKKLVNELLKEGNEIFVSQDKEFLEEDKLFFKFNNIKFEEKHGDLLKNCDLAIMSPGINPQSLPAKIIFDNNIEYTTEIEYSWQKIKRLNREALFLGVTGTDGKSTTTSLLGHILKYNDPLTFVGGNLGTPLIEAPKDLKNYVLEVSSFQIFWSKNFFTDIATLINLAPDHLNWHKDLKDYYETKTRMLKRTLKAGGIIVVNEDTLKDISLEYFVNKNILTFSKNMYDGKYIRYLNKSVKIENESFEVDTLKEDLVAAIVTALNLGISERVIEEAVATFKPLNFRLQLIDQFDSIKFYNDSKATNVHSAYSAYKCFRNNSYVAILSGIPKNEDLSILIEELKIYAKLVIVYGEMEKEVKKYDINDKFVFKKNLEEVFLYLSEVCEPGDNVVFSPAGASFDLYKNYEERGKHFNFLVDEFKRGYYEKF, encoded by the coding sequence GTGAAAATTTGTTTAGTAGGATATGGTATAAGTAATAAGAAACTCGTTAACGAATTACTTAAAGAAGGTAATGAAATATTTGTAAGTCAAGACAAAGAGTTTTTAGAAGAAGACAAACTATTTTTTAAGTTTAATAATATAAAATTCGAAGAAAAGCATGGGGATTTATTAAAAAATTGTGATTTAGCTATTATGAGTCCTGGGATAAACCCTCAAAGTTTGCCAGCTAAAATCATTTTTGATAATAACATAGAATATACAACAGAAATCGAATATTCGTGGCAAAAAATAAAAAGATTAAATAGAGAGGCTCTTTTTTTAGGCGTTACAGGTACAGATGGAAAATCTACCACTACAAGCTTATTAGGCCATATATTAAAATATAACGATCCTTTAACGTTTGTTGGAGGAAATTTAGGAACACCTTTAATAGAAGCGCCTAAAGATCTGAAAAATTATGTTTTAGAAGTCAGTTCTTTTCAGATATTTTGGTCGAAAAACTTTTTTACTGATATCGCTACTTTGATAAATTTAGCCCCGGATCACTTGAATTGGCATAAAGATTTGAAAGATTACTATGAAACAAAGACAAGAATGTTGAAAAGAACTCTCAAAGCTGGTGGAATTATCGTTGTAAACGAAGATACCTTAAAGGATATATCTTTAGAGTATTTTGTAAATAAAAATATTCTAACTTTTTCTAAAAATATGTATGATGGAAAGTATATACGATATTTGAATAAAAGTGTTAAAATTGAAAATGAAAGTTTTGAAGTTGATACTTTAAAAGAAGATTTAGTCGCTGCTATAGTAACGGCTCTGAATTTAGGTATTAGTGAAAGAGTAATTGAAGAAGCAGTAGCTACTTTCAAACCTTTAAACTTTCGTTTACAATTAATTGATCAATTTGATAGTATAAAATTTTATAACGATTCTAAAGCTACCAACGTTCATTCGGCTTATAGTGCCTATAAATGTTTTAGAAATAATAGTTATGTCGCTATATTAAGTGGAATACCTAAAAATGAAGACCTTTCTATTTTAATAGAAGAACTCAAAATCTATGCAAAATTAGTAATAGTCTATGGCGAAATGGAAAAAGAAGTCAAAAAATATGATATAAACGATAAATTCGTTTTTAAGAAAAACTTAGAAGAAGTCTTTTTATATTTAAGCGAGGTATGTGAACCTGGAGATAATGTAGTCTTCTCCCCCGCAGGAGCGAGTTTTGATTTGTACAAAAATTATGAAGAAAGAGGGAAACATTTTAATTTTTTGGTAGATGAGTTTAAGAGAGGCTATTATGAAAAATTCTAA
- a CDS encoding FtsW/RodA/SpoVE family cell cycle protein: MKNSKIVLKRNFMTFLIILGITLFIGVFFIYSSLFAIQNIKEINPDQKFQTYVLALFLGFSGAIIAFIFGDIFIKSEYIMISFFVFLNLLLIIVLLSNPIAEVRRWINLGGFQFQPSELAKLLLPAFLAFYYGKIKSHKNIFLTIIFPIFLCLITITLIYLEPDLSSTIIVGILAFVTIFLGIKDKKSLFFFLFVIIFIGVILYLFKDQLLESYQLSRIKSPDTFQSQQARDAIMNGGLFGVGPFNGEFKYYVPESYSDFIIAVIGEEWGKLGIAMVVTLFFFLCHELIYMASLTNDHTTFVFCSSISFWIFFQVTINTLVGLGVPWMPVTGVTLPLMSYGNSSLIVTLISIGWALGLIYNNSELKNIDE; this comes from the coding sequence ATGAAAAATTCTAAAATTGTTTTGAAAAGAAATTTTATGACATTTCTAATAATTTTAGGAATAACGTTGTTTATAGGAGTTTTTTTTATCTATAGTTCCCTATTTGCTATTCAAAATATAAAAGAAATAAACCCTGATCAAAAGTTTCAAACATACGTTTTAGCATTATTTTTGGGCTTTAGTGGAGCTATAATCGCTTTCATATTCGGAGACATTTTCATTAAAAGCGAATATATAATGATTTCATTTTTTGTCTTCTTAAATCTCTTATTAATAATTGTTTTATTAAGTAATCCTATAGCTGAAGTCAGAAGATGGATAAATTTAGGAGGATTCCAATTTCAACCATCTGAATTGGCTAAACTGTTATTGCCTGCTTTTTTAGCTTTTTATTATGGAAAAATTAAATCTCACAAGAATATTTTTCTTACAATTATATTCCCAATTTTCTTGTGTCTTATTACAATTACGCTAATATATTTAGAACCTGACTTAAGTTCTACTATAATAGTTGGTATCTTAGCATTTGTGACAATTTTTTTAGGAATTAAAGATAAAAAATCTTTGTTTTTTTTCCTTTTCGTTATTATATTCATTGGAGTGATTTTATACTTATTTAAGGATCAGTTACTTGAGTCATATCAATTATCAAGAATCAAAAGTCCCGATACGTTTCAGTCTCAACAAGCAAGAGATGCGATTATGAACGGCGGTCTTTTTGGAGTAGGTCCATTTAATGGAGAATTCAAATATTATGTCCCAGAATCCTATAGCGATTTTATAATCGCAGTAATAGGTGAAGAATGGGGAAAATTAGGTATAGCAATGGTAGTAACTCTTTTCTTTTTTCTTTGCCATGAACTTATTTATATGGCTTCTTTAACCAACGATCATACAACTTTTGTATTTTGCTCATCAATATCTTTTTGGATATTTTTTCAGGTTACCATAAACACTTTAGTGGGTTTGGGAGTCCCTTGGATGCCTGTTACAGGGGTTACTTTACCGTTGATGAGTTATGGAAATTCATCGCTGATAGTAACTTTAATTTCTATAGGGTGGGCTTTAGGTTTAATATATAATAATTCGGAGTTGAAAAATATAGATGAATGA
- a CDS encoding glycosyltransferase — MNESSKKLKVVFSGGGTGGHYYPALTLLKYLDKNYRDFEVIYFATKGRLEEKKLTEDFPKAKIYTINVKGLERPFYNPKNISRIIKVIVEKQKIKKIIKNFKPDFGFLTGGYVTVPVGLALKSCAVPFYLHEQNSIMGVSNKFLSKYAKKIFVSYEDTKLNDKMILSGNPIRTPDEIIQRSYLKKFGIEDLYKRCILVFGGSLSSKELDDIMYQVYQKDESNNYIHITKNIEKFKTFKNVHTFEYIDELYKIMAVCDGVVSRAGATTIAEILFYDLQAALIPWKGAAENHQEKNALSLKKLGKAEVFDENSIDVEKLITFINNIKIKPQNYLYQPKVNSAIKVIVENIEEL, encoded by the coding sequence ATGAATGAATCAAGCAAAAAACTCAAAGTTGTTTTTTCAGGTGGGGGTACGGGGGGACATTACTATCCTGCTCTGACTCTGTTAAAATATCTTGATAAAAATTACAGAGATTTTGAAGTAATTTATTTTGCGACCAAAGGAAGATTAGAAGAAAAAAAATTAACCGAAGATTTTCCAAAAGCTAAGATATATACTATAAATGTAAAAGGCTTAGAAAGGCCTTTTTATAATCCAAAAAATATTTCGAGGATTATAAAAGTAATTGTAGAAAAACAAAAAATTAAAAAAATCATAAAAAACTTTAAGCCGGACTTTGGGTTCTTAACGGGTGGTTATGTAACAGTTCCTGTTGGTTTGGCGTTGAAAAGTTGTGCAGTTCCTTTTTATTTACATGAACAAAATTCTATTATGGGTGTATCAAATAAATTCTTATCAAAATATGCCAAAAAAATTTTTGTGAGTTACGAAGATACGAAATTAAACGATAAAATGATTTTATCTGGTAATCCCATAAGAACTCCAGATGAAATCATACAAAGAAGCTACTTGAAAAAATTTGGTATAGAGGACCTTTATAAACGATGCATTTTAGTTTTTGGAGGAAGTTTAAGCTCGAAAGAATTAGATGATATAATGTATCAAGTGTATCAAAAAGATGAGTCAAATAATTATATTCACATAACAAAAAATATAGAGAAATTTAAAACTTTTAAAAATGTTCATACATTTGAATATATTGATGAATTATATAAAATAATGGCTGTTTGTGATGGCGTGGTTAGTAGAGCCGGAGCTACAACGATAGCAGAGATTCTTTTTTATGATCTGCAAGCAGCTTTAATTCCTTGGAAAGGCGCTGCAGAAAACCATCAAGAAAAAAACGCTCTATCTTTAAAAAAATTAGGAAAAGCAGAAGTCTTTGATGAAAATTCAATAGATGTAGAAAAATTAATAACTTTTATCAACAATATAAAAATTAAGCCTCAAAATTACTTGTATCAACCAAAAGTTAATTCTGCTATAAAAGTAATCGTTGAAAACATCGAAGAATTATAA
- the murC gene encoding UDP-N-acetylmuramate--L-alanine ligase, whose amino-acid sequence MKYYFSGIGGIGMSALALYTYYKEGKESVYGSNSEYNERVEYLLKKGISIRLTQDSFLPDIDLLIRSTAVKDNNPEIIEARKRKIKVIQRMELLNEILKNNLSIGITGTDGKTTTTAMLSQIFKNSGKNPTVFLGGMHDSLEDGNFRIGKDIIIAEVDESDGFIKDSQTDFSIVNNLRADHLEHYKSEFKNLEYSLLEFVNKTKELVLLNKDDSYLSKWNLQDKKVLYFGQDNDADFILKNRRQYSTFQEFEIYRKNTFIGTIILKLPGLHYAYDALASTSLALEYGIDFDIIKESFLNYRSVERRFNILFKTSDICVIDDYAHTPDEIEATIKAAQEYFPDKKILTIFQPHRFTRLYYHFKDFVEVLKNSDAVFVYRIYSAFEEPIQGVDERKIVDALESKGVPSKFYGSENLILEDLIKEKDIILLFVGAGDVTEVAKKLVNLQKR is encoded by the coding sequence ATGAAATATTATTTTTCAGGTATTGGCGGAATTGGAATGAGTGCATTGGCTCTGTATACATACTACAAAGAAGGTAAAGAAAGTGTATATGGTTCAAACAGTGAATACAATGAACGTGTAGAATATCTTTTAAAAAAAGGGATAAGTATAAGATTAACTCAAGACTCTTTTTTACCTGATATTGATTTATTAATTAGATCAACAGCCGTGAAAGATAATAACCCCGAAATAATAGAAGCAAGAAAAAGAAAGATAAAAGTTATTCAAAGAATGGAATTGCTGAATGAAATACTAAAGAATAATTTGTCAATTGGCATTACAGGAACTGATGGAAAGACTACGACAACTGCAATGCTTAGCCAAATATTTAAAAATAGCGGAAAGAATCCGACTGTCTTTTTAGGAGGCATGCACGATTCTTTGGAAGACGGAAATTTCAGAATTGGTAAAGACATTATTATAGCTGAAGTAGACGAAAGTGACGGATTTATAAAAGATAGTCAGACTGATTTTTCGATAGTTAACAATTTGAGAGCAGATCATTTAGAACATTATAAAAGTGAATTTAAAAATTTAGAATACTCTTTGTTAGAATTTGTAAATAAAACAAAAGAATTAGTTTTACTCAACAAAGATGATTCTTATCTTTCCAAATGGAATTTGCAGGATAAAAAAGTTTTATATTTTGGACAAGACAACGATGCAGACTTTATATTAAAAAATCGAAGACAATATTCAACTTTTCAAGAGTTTGAAATATACAGAAAAAACACTTTTATTGGTACTATTATTTTGAAACTACCGGGATTGCATTATGCTTATGATGCCTTAGCTTCCACAAGCCTTGCTTTAGAATACGGTATAGATTTTGACATTATAAAAGAATCTTTCTTAAATTATCGTTCTGTAGAAAGAAGATTCAATATTCTTTTTAAAACATCCGATATTTGTGTTATAGATGATTATGCCCATACCCCTGATGAAATTGAAGCTACCATAAAAGCAGCGCAAGAATATTTTCCTGATAAAAAAATACTTACCATATTTCAACCACACAGATTTACGAGATTATATTATCATTTTAAAGATTTTGTAGAAGTATTAAAAAATTCTGATGCAGTGTTTGTTTACAGAATTTATTCAGCCTTTGAAGAACCCATACAGGGAGTAGATGAACGAAAAATTGTTGATGCGCTTGAATCAAAAGGAGTTCCTTCAAAATTTTATGGTTCAGAAAACCTAATATTAGAAGATTTAATCAAAGAAAAGGACATAATTTTACTTTTTGTTGGAGCCGGAGATGTGACTGAAGTAGCTAAAAAACTTGTAAACTTGCAAAAAAGATAA
- a CDS encoding CBS domain-containing protein encodes MKSKVIITTHKNPDFDGFAAAIAASLVYKDSIVVIEGDPQQNLKEFLNIYDIKHFKVHDFQKEYEDEIKTALFDKIVITDTSDMERIPTVIKELMDRGISVDIYDHHSKLKEQNIKGNNFSKEVGSATTILVDKILEKSITVADTLETLFLIAIHEDTGNFVYPTTTAFDHEIAAKLIKGGARIEEVEEFVSSDMTLEQKELFEKLYQNLEEFYLEEINIHIAYAKVEKFIGGLNVITHKLFETLTPDVLFVICEMDKNIYIVARSKVNEIDVNKVLSIFGGGGHKKAASAKIKDQSVPKIISQLKLSLKSSFLPVLKAKHIMSSPVRTIFSNETIEKAYEIMYQTGHSGLPVIENNKLVGMVTKKDVEKAMKHGLKNAPIKSIMSTNLKVADVETSLTQIRKMMAEEDIGRIPILKDDILVGIVTRTDILRASNGVFNFSPNPLLREKYQSQNLKEHLNKILSATVRNILRLIGSYASELDMNAYVVGGSVRDVLLAIKNDEKNKKYTPSDLDIVVEGDGLIFGKYVAKQLQAKYIEHPNFHTCSIFYRTSEKVIRIDIATARTEYYEQPGELPDVSFSSIKKDLYRRDFSINAMAIKINPDSFGTLLDFFNCKKDLEEGKIRILYPLSFIEDPTRILRAIRFEQRFGFEIEPNTLKKLIEAVEENYLERVTGMRLREELEKILEEPEPLKAIKRMGKLNIINHLFENTYYTPTLESDIEKLFKIIEYFKNELNNYLVKVRILHLILYVILQYTPVNALNNIITRYGLPKDFIKKLQEVKQAYDELSIKTKKISLKEEFRISYLYELTSNFDNEQIVFFAVKLPEEILSYYYTYLKKLKILNISISGEVLLKKGYRGKEIKEKLEEIKKKILDEEIKPGEEHLLI; translated from the coding sequence TTGAAGTCAAAAGTTATTATAACAACACATAAAAATCCCGATTTTGATGGTTTTGCTGCTGCAATTGCTGCTTCTTTGGTTTATAAAGATTCCATCGTAGTAATAGAAGGAGATCCTCAACAAAATCTTAAGGAATTTTTGAACATATACGATATCAAACATTTTAAGGTACATGACTTTCAAAAAGAATACGAAGATGAAATAAAAACAGCTTTGTTTGATAAGATAGTTATCACTGATACGTCTGATATGGAACGTATTCCAACAGTTATCAAAGAACTTATGGATCGTGGAATAAGCGTAGACATATATGATCATCATTCTAAGCTAAAAGAACAAAACATAAAAGGTAATAACTTTTCAAAAGAAGTCGGAAGTGCGACAACAATACTTGTTGACAAGATTTTAGAAAAATCTATAACCGTGGCTGATACGTTGGAAACACTTTTTTTGATCGCTATTCATGAAGATACAGGAAATTTTGTTTATCCAACAACAACCGCTTTTGATCATGAAATTGCCGCTAAATTAATAAAAGGTGGAGCAAGAATCGAGGAAGTAGAAGAATTTGTTTCTTCAGATATGACTTTAGAACAAAAAGAACTTTTTGAAAAGTTATATCAAAATCTTGAAGAATTTTATTTAGAGGAAATAAATATACATATAGCCTATGCAAAAGTAGAAAAATTTATTGGAGGATTAAATGTAATTACTCACAAACTATTTGAAACACTTACACCAGATGTTTTATTTGTTATTTGTGAAATGGACAAAAATATTTATATAGTCGCACGATCTAAAGTAAATGAAATAGATGTCAATAAAGTTTTATCCATTTTTGGTGGAGGTGGTCATAAAAAGGCCGCTTCAGCTAAAATTAAAGATCAGAGTGTACCAAAAATAATATCCCAACTAAAACTATCTTTAAAATCGTCTTTTTTACCTGTTTTAAAGGCAAAACATATTATGTCTTCTCCAGTAAGAACAATATTTTCTAATGAAACTATTGAAAAAGCTTATGAAATTATGTATCAAACAGGTCATTCAGGACTTCCCGTAATAGAAAATAACAAACTTGTAGGCATGGTTACCAAAAAAGATGTTGAAAAAGCTATGAAACACGGTTTGAAGAATGCTCCTATAAAATCTATAATGAGCACAAATTTAAAAGTAGCCGATGTTGAAACCTCTCTTACTCAAATAAGAAAAATGATGGCTGAAGAAGATATTGGTAGAATTCCCATCTTAAAAGATGATATTTTGGTAGGTATAGTGACCAGAACAGATATTCTAAGAGCTTCTAATGGTGTTTTTAATTTTTCTCCTAATCCTCTTTTAAGAGAGAAATATCAATCTCAAAATCTTAAAGAACATTTGAATAAGATTTTAAGCGCTACTGTAAGAAATATTCTAAGATTAATCGGTTCTTATGCCAGTGAATTGGATATGAATGCATACGTCGTTGGAGGTTCCGTTAGAGACGTATTACTCGCTATAAAAAATGATGAAAAAAACAAAAAATATACTCCTTCGGATCTTGACATCGTTGTAGAAGGAGATGGATTAATATTCGGTAAATATGTAGCAAAACAATTACAAGCTAAATATATTGAACACCCTAATTTTCATACGTGTTCTATATTTTATCGTACCTCTGAGAAAGTTATCAGAATTGACATTGCTACTGCAAGGACCGAATATTATGAACAACCTGGAGAATTACCAGACGTTTCTTTTTCTTCTATAAAAAAAGATTTATATAGAAGGGATTTTTCAATAAACGCAATGGCTATAAAAATAAATCCAGATTCTTTTGGTACATTGCTTGATTTTTTTAATTGTAAAAAAGACCTTGAAGAGGGGAAAATACGCATACTTTACCCGCTCTCTTTTATAGAGGATCCCACAAGAATATTAAGGGCTATTAGATTTGAGCAAAGATTTGGATTTGAAATAGAACCAAATACTTTAAAAAAATTAATAGAAGCAGTTGAGGAGAATTATTTAGAAAGAGTAACTGGAATGAGACTTAGGGAGGAATTAGAGAAAATATTAGAAGAACCAGAACCCTTGAAAGCCATTAAGAGAATGGGTAAGTTAAATATTATCAATCATCTTTTTGAAAACACTTACTATACCCCAACATTAGAATCGGACATTGAAAAATTATTTAAAATAATCGAGTATTTTAAAAATGAATTAAATAACTATTTAGTTAAGGTTAGAATTCTCCATCTAATTTTGTATGTAATTTTGCAGTATACTCCTGTAAATGCGCTGAACAATATTATAACAAGATATGGATTACCTAAAGACTTTATAAAAAAGTTACAGGAAGTCAAACAGGCTTACGATGAATTATCAATAAAAACAAAAAAAATATCTCTTAAAGAAGAATTTAGAATATCCTATTTATATGAGTTAACTTCTAACTTTGATAACGAACAAATTGTTTTTTTTGCAGTAAAATTACCGGAAGAAATTCTATCTTATTATTATACATATCTAAAAAAATTAAAAATTTTGAATATTTCTATTTCTGGAGAAGTTTTACTTAAAAAAGGGTATAGAGGAAAAGAAATAAAAGAAAAATTAGAAGAAATAAAAAAGAAAATACTTGATGAAGAAATAAAACCCGGAGAAGAACACCTTTTAATATAA
- a CDS encoding ATP-binding cassette domain-containing protein, giving the protein MSIKIEDVDYIYSLNTPFQKEALSGINLEIKKGDLWLIVGHTGSGKTTLISLMNGLILPYKGNVSVDGMSTKDKKVNIKNIRKKVGIVFQYPESQFFLPTVKEEILFAPKNFGIEIKDDVLKYYLDLVKLPYNYLEKNPFELSGGEMRKVAIISVLSYNPDYIIFDEPTVGLDYSTKNFVYSLIEELLKLGKTIILSTHWISEFTSFKPNVFVLKSGKELFKGEFDNFVLQDENALTQAGIVLDEKLQLYKCALKKKNFELANKISLI; this is encoded by the coding sequence ATGTCAATAAAAATAGAAGATGTGGATTATATATACTCTTTAAATACTCCTTTTCAGAAAGAAGCGTTATCGGGAATAAATTTGGAGATAAAAAAAGGAGATTTATGGTTAATAGTCGGACATACAGGATCAGGTAAGACTACTTTAATAAGCCTAATGAATGGATTAATACTTCCTTATAAAGGGAATGTTTCAGTCGATGGTATGTCAACAAAAGACAAAAAGGTGAACATTAAGAACATTAGAAAAAAGGTTGGAATAGTTTTTCAATATCCTGAATCTCAATTTTTTCTTCCAACCGTAAAAGAAGAGATTTTATTTGCTCCTAAGAACTTTGGAATAGAGATCAAAGATGATGTGCTTAAATATTATCTTGATTTAGTAAAATTACCTTATAATTATTTAGAAAAAAATCCTTTCGAACTATCGGGGGGAGAAATGAGAAAAGTTGCAATAATATCTGTTCTTTCCTACAATCCTGATTACATAATATTTGATGAACCAACAGTAGGACTTGATTATTCAACCAAAAACTTTGTTTATTCTTTGATTGAAGAATTACTTAAATTAGGCAAGACTATAATATTATCGACTCATTGGATAAGTGAATTTACAAGTTTTAAACCTAATGTATTCGTTCTTAAGAGTGGAAAAGAACTTTTCAAGGGAGAATTTGATAATTTTGTTCTTCAAGATGAAAATGCTTTAACACAAGCTGGTATAGTATTAGATGAAAAATTACAGTTATATAAGTGCGCATTAAAGAAGAAAAACTTCGAGTTAGCGAATAAAATTTCGTTAATTTGA
- a CDS encoding energy-coupling factor ABC transporter ATP-binding protein — MFFGCKNLSFKYNEFEVLKDISFEVNKGEFIGLVGNNGSGKSTLLKVLCGILFADKGEVIFQDKLLDEKSKIKIGYIFQNPENQIIGVTVEEDVAFGLENTGVPREEMIKKIKWALSTVGLETLEKADPNTLSGGQKQRLAIASILVMEPDIILMDEPTSMLDPKGRSEVHKVIGTLLSLGKTIIIASHHASDLIHVQRIIALDEGRIIYDGDRKTFYEKNILPIELPFKEKIMKEMNLAFENLVNELCQ; from the coding sequence GTGTTTTTTGGATGCAAGAATTTATCTTTTAAATATAATGAATTTGAAGTATTAAAAGACATCTCTTTCGAAGTGAATAAAGGAGAGTTTATAGGATTAGTTGGAAACAATGGGAGCGGGAAATCTACGTTGTTAAAAGTGTTGTGCGGTATATTATTTGCTGATAAAGGTGAGGTTATTTTCCAAGATAAATTACTAGATGAAAAAAGTAAAATAAAAATAGGATACATCTTTCAAAACCCAGAAAATCAAATAATAGGAGTCACAGTAGAAGAAGATGTTGCTTTTGGTTTAGAAAATACTGGTGTTCCACGTGAAGAAATGATAAAAAAAATCAAATGGGCTTTATCTACCGTCGGATTAGAAACTTTAGAAAAAGCCGATCCAAATACATTATCAGGAGGGCAAAAGCAAAGATTAGCTATAGCTTCGATTCTTGTCATGGAACCGGATATAATATTAATGGACGAACCTACTTCAATGTTGGATCCAAAAGGAAGATCAGAGGTTCATAAGGTAATTGGAACTTTACTTTCCTTAGGAAAGACTATTATTATAGCTTCACATCATGCTTCTGATTTAATTCACGTTCAAAGGATTATAGCTTTGGACGAAGGAAGAATAATTTACGATGGGGATAGAAAGACATTCTATGAAAAAAATATTTTGCCAATCGAATTGCCTTTTAAAGAAAAAATAATGAAAGAAATGAATTTAGCATTTGAAAATTTGGTGAATGAACTATGTCAATAA
- a CDS encoding class I SAM-dependent methyltransferase, whose product MSKELISSKSKQKNRPNIEFEHYYTENPTSELIVRNLSLRLKNGHQYIFKAPSGVYGKKRIDKASILLIENVKLTNEKVLDIGCGYGVIGITLKKEFPGINLYMSDINIRAVDFSKINSKNNNVEAVIKQGNLFEPWEHEMFEIIVSNPPIVAGKEVLKTLIKDSKEHLNSNGKLFLVAYHNKGGSSLELHMKEVFGNVIELEKSGGIRVYMSIKRD is encoded by the coding sequence GTGAGCAAAGAGCTCATTTCTTCAAAAAGCAAACAAAAGAATAGACCAAATATTGAATTTGAGCATTACTATACGGAAAATCCTACGTCTGAATTAATCGTAAGGAATTTATCTTTACGATTAAAAAATGGTCATCAGTATATTTTCAAAGCACCATCGGGGGTATATGGAAAAAAGCGAATCGACAAAGCGAGTATTTTGCTAATAGAAAATGTTAAATTAACAAACGAAAAGGTTTTAGATATAGGTTGTGGTTACGGTGTAATTGGAATTACTTTGAAAAAAGAATTTCCAGGAATCAATTTATATATGAGTGATATAAACATACGAGCCGTTGATTTTTCGAAGATCAATTCAAAAAATAACAATGTAGAAGCAGTTATTAAACAAGGGAATTTATTTGAACCTTGGGAACACGAGATGTTTGAAATTATAGTTTCTAACCCGCCTATAGTTGCGGGAAAAGAAGTTTTAAAAACGCTCATAAAAGATTCTAAGGAGCATTTAAACTCTAATGGAAAGTTGTTTTTGGTTGCTTATCATAATAAAGGAGGAAGCAGCTTAGAATTACATATGAAAGAAGTTTTTGGTAATGTAATTGAACTTGAAAAATCTGGTGGAATTAGAGTATATATGTCGATAAAGAGGGATTGA